A stretch of the bacterium genome encodes the following:
- a CDS encoding Hsp20/alpha crystallin family protein has product MKITKYIPRNVEQNYPFPNLDEVLNDMMGWNRGGIMRSWAPDVDIAENSDSYEIHAELPGMREEDITITLNNNVLTISGEKRRVVNEEKDNFIRVERSYGKFERSFSLPNNIVADRVSANYSDGVLKVALPKAEEAKSRTIKVTK; this is encoded by the coding sequence ATGAAGATCACCAAGTACATCCCGCGCAATGTGGAACAGAACTACCCGTTCCCGAATCTGGACGAAGTCCTGAATGACATGATGGGCTGGAATCGCGGCGGCATCATGCGGAGCTGGGCTCCCGATGTGGACATCGCCGAAAATTCCGATTCCTATGAGATTCACGCCGAACTTCCCGGAATGCGTGAAGAGGACATCACCATCACGCTGAACAACAACGTGCTTACCATTTCGGGCGAGAAGCGCCGCGTGGTGAATGAAGAGAAGGACAACTTCATACGCGTCGAGCGCAGCTACGGCAAGTTCGAGCGCAGCTTCAGTCTGCCGAACAACATCGTCGCCGACCGCGTCAGCGCCAATTACTCTGACGGCGTGCTGAAGGTCGCGCTGCCCAAGGCTGAAGAGGCCAAGAGCCGCACCATCAAGGTCACGAAGTAA
- the rsmI gene encoding 16S rRNA (cytidine(1402)-2'-O)-methyltransferase translates to MTEEQAAQFPTGSLAVVATPIGNLGDLSFRAVETLKRADLLLCEDTRHSKRLLDRYQIQVPTTSYGAHNLKSKLAWVLEQLGQTKRVALISDAGTPGISDPGTMLVSAVLAAGYEVFTVPGPAALIPALVLSGMRTDRFVFEGFLPHKKGRQTRLKLLASEPRTIVLYESVHRIQKTLAELQEYLGNRRVAVCRELTKLHEEIVRGSLSDAIAHFEKHEPRGEFVVVVAGTDDSSPDVDD, encoded by the coding sequence ATGACCGAAGAGCAGGCAGCACAATTCCCCACTGGGTCGTTGGCGGTCGTGGCCACGCCGATCGGGAATCTTGGCGACCTGTCGTTTCGCGCAGTGGAAACGCTGAAGCGCGCGGACCTGTTGCTGTGCGAGGACACGCGGCACTCCAAGCGGCTGCTGGACCGCTATCAGATTCAAGTTCCCACAACCAGCTACGGTGCGCACAACCTGAAATCCAAACTCGCGTGGGTCTTGGAGCAGTTGGGGCAAACCAAGCGTGTCGCTCTGATCAGCGATGCCGGAACTCCCGGAATTTCCGACCCGGGAACGATGCTTGTGAGTGCGGTGCTTGCGGCAGGTTACGAAGTTTTCACCGTGCCCGGTCCGGCGGCTTTGATTCCGGCGCTCGTGCTGTCCGGCATGCGAACGGACAGATTTGTCTTTGAAGGATTCCTGCCGCACAAGAAGGGCCGCCAAACCAGACTGAAGCTCTTGGCTTCCGAACCGCGGACGATTGTGCTCTACGAGAGCGTCCACCGGATTCAGAAGACACTCGCGGAACTGCAGGAGTATCTCGGCAACCGAAGAGTAGCCGTCTGCCGCGAGCTGACCAAACTGCATGAAGAGATTGTGCGCGGCAGTTTGAGTGATGCGATTGCGCACTTCGAAAAGCATGAACCGCGCGGCGAGTTTGTGGTGGTGGTCGCGGGGACGGATGACTCAAGCCCCGACGTTGACGACTGA
- a CDS encoding PIN domain-containing protein, protein MLKCIDTSILLAATDTTHPLHARAAKYLKNCAGDPWVTCVCYESLLRWCDVITSSEHCAAPLKPLVVQGALDAMLKRREPLVLYGDEQILRRALKLSDRHAALKDHLHEAHVAATAMAHGVNTIVTADSAPYISIRDLTVENPFETLFA, encoded by the coding sequence GTGCTGAAGTGCATTGACACAAGCATTCTGCTGGCGGCCACGGATACGACACATCCGCTGCACGCTCGCGCGGCAAAGTATTTGAAGAACTGCGCGGGGGACCCGTGGGTGACGTGCGTGTGCTATGAGAGTCTGCTCCGCTGGTGTGACGTGATTACTTCAAGCGAGCACTGCGCGGCGCCGCTCAAGCCACTGGTTGTGCAAGGTGCGCTCGACGCAATGTTAAAGCGCAGAGAGCCATTGGTGTTGTACGGCGACGAGCAAATCTTGAGACGGGCGCTGAAGCTGTCCGACCGGCACGCTGCGCTGAAAGACCACCTTCACGAAGCACACGTTGCGGCGACGGCGATGGCGCATGGCGTGAACACGATTGTGACTGCGGACAGCGCGCCCTACATTTCGATTCGCGATTTGACGGTCGAAAATCCGTTTGAAACTTTGTTTGCCTGA
- a CDS encoding DinB family protein, protein MNELASHLKQIQKAFEGDAWHGPSLMEALDGVDAHIAKRHWIDGVHTIWELALHTVAWKRAVTKWIEGDDSIRVADDENFPHPEQGDTAEWQHVLNQLRVAQAELLTTVSHFTNEKLYQNPPGRETVYSDYIFGIVHHDLYHAGQIMLIKRAAEKEIQRSGMK, encoded by the coding sequence ATGAATGAACTTGCTTCGCATCTGAAACAGATTCAGAAGGCCTTTGAGGGCGACGCCTGGCACGGGCCGTCACTCATGGAGGCGCTGGACGGTGTGGACGCGCATATTGCCAAACGACATTGGATTGACGGAGTGCATACGATTTGGGAGCTGGCGTTGCATACGGTAGCGTGGAAGCGCGCAGTGACCAAGTGGATAGAGGGAGACGATTCGATTCGCGTAGCGGACGACGAGAACTTTCCTCATCCTGAACAGGGCGACACGGCCGAGTGGCAGCACGTGCTGAACCAACTTCGAGTGGCCCAAGCCGAGCTTCTGACGACCGTTTCGCATTTCACGAACGAGAAGCTCTATCAGAATCCGCCGGGCCGCGAGACCGTTTATTCGGATTATATTTTTGGCATCGTTCACCACGATCTCTATCATGCCGGCCAGATTATGCTGATCAAGCGCGCGGCGGAGAAAGAGATTCAGCGGAGCGGAATGAAGTAG
- a CDS encoding sulfite exporter TauE/SafE family protein: protein MESYLILFAVGVFVGVLGGYLGIGGALVITPVLLAMSAADKIPETVRYPLVFSSTLFAILGTSISAGWTYARAGRVYWRGFRVLSILVLLFSFAGSSLAARSSPDVLRTVFGLFALLSAGILISPLKGHPGGEFHFHVLPFAILGAATGFLSAYIGVAGGVLMVPVLLFMIKLPPELAVGTSSMVGVVTSLAGMLGYVYNGWNVAELPAGSIGYVYPAYALPILLGTLVGGPFGSKLNQSSSVRLFRWLFAAYLVFIAVRMLWPQ, encoded by the coding sequence GTGGAGTCGTATCTAATCCTGTTCGCCGTCGGTGTCTTTGTCGGGGTGCTGGGCGGCTATCTGGGAATCGGCGGCGCACTGGTGATCACGCCGGTGCTGCTGGCCATGAGTGCGGCCGACAAGATTCCCGAGACTGTTCGGTATCCCCTGGTTTTCAGTTCGACGCTCTTTGCTATTCTGGGGACTTCAATATCGGCGGGTTGGACTTACGCGCGAGCGGGCCGCGTCTACTGGCGCGGATTTAGAGTACTTTCGATTCTGGTTCTGCTCTTTTCATTTGCGGGGTCTTCGCTTGCGGCTCGTTCGTCGCCGGATGTTCTGCGCACGGTGTTCGGACTTTTCGCACTGTTGAGCGCAGGGATCCTCATCTCGCCGCTGAAGGGACATCCGGGCGGAGAATTTCATTTTCATGTGCTGCCGTTTGCCATATTGGGAGCCGCCACCGGATTCCTGTCCGCGTATATCGGCGTGGCGGGCGGGGTGCTGATGGTTCCGGTGCTGCTGTTCATGATTAAACTGCCGCCGGAACTTGCCGTCGGAACGAGCAGCATGGTCGGTGTCGTGACGTCGTTGGCCGGAATGCTCGGCTACGTATACAACGGCTGGAATGTCGCAGAGTTGCCCGCAGGCTCCATCGGTTATGTGTATCCTGCGTACGCGCTCCCGATTTTGCTCGGCACGCTGGTCGGCGGCCCGTTCGGCAGCAAGCTGAATCAAAGCAGCAGCGTGCGCCTGTTCCGCTGGCTATTCGCCGCCTATCTGGTCTTCATCGCGGTTCGCATGTTGTGGCCGCAGTAA
- a CDS encoding phosphoribosylaminoimidazolesuccinocarboxamide synthase — MQTLDLKLIGRGKVRDIYEYDDRHLVFVTSNRVSAFDVVLPTPIPNKGTVLNRLTTFWMQKFSHLCGNHIAGQDFSGFAREFAASLPGTAAGQVEVVKKAEMLPVECVVRGFITGSGWKDYQKTGAVCGHKLPEQLRHCEQFPEPLFTPATKATSGHDENIDFARMKDIVGTELAVKLRDLSMQVYSEGRDYAKQRGILIADTKFEFGLIDGELVLCDEVLTPDSSRFWPADEYEPGHDQRSYDKQIVRNYLETLGWDKSPPGPELPPEIVQQTAQAYEEIAAKLMA; from the coding sequence ATGCAAACCCTCGATTTGAAACTAATCGGTCGCGGCAAAGTGCGCGACATCTATGAATACGACGACCGGCATCTCGTATTCGTCACCTCGAATCGCGTGTCCGCTTTCGATGTGGTCCTTCCCACGCCCATTCCCAACAAAGGAACCGTGCTGAACAGGCTCACAACGTTTTGGATGCAGAAGTTTTCCCACCTGTGCGGAAATCACATCGCCGGGCAGGATTTCAGTGGCTTCGCACGGGAGTTTGCGGCATCACTTCCCGGAACCGCTGCGGGACAGGTGGAAGTCGTGAAGAAGGCCGAGATGCTGCCGGTGGAATGCGTGGTGCGCGGATTCATCACCGGTTCAGGTTGGAAGGACTATCAGAAGACCGGCGCAGTCTGCGGTCATAAACTGCCTGAGCAGCTTCGGCATTGTGAACAGTTCCCTGAACCGCTCTTCACACCTGCCACGAAGGCCACCAGCGGCCATGACGAGAACATCGACTTCGCGCGCATGAAAGATATTGTGGGAACGGAACTCGCCGTTAAGCTGCGTGATTTGTCTATGCAGGTGTATTCGGAGGGCCGTGACTATGCGAAACAACGCGGGATCTTGATTGCCGACACGAAGTTCGAGTTCGGTCTTATTGATGGCGAGTTGGTCCTCTGTGACGAGGTGTTGACGCCCGACAGCTCGCGCTTCTGGCCTGCGGACGAATATGAGCCGGGTCACGACCAGCGCAGCTATGACAAGCAGATTGTGCGTAATTATCTTGAGACTCTTGGCTGGGACAAGTCGCCTCCCGGACCGGAACTGCCACCCGAAATCGTGCAGCAGACGGCGCAGGCCTACGAAGAGATTGCTGCCAAGTTGATGGCGTAG
- the tmk gene encoding dTMP kinase: protein MLISFEGIDGSGKSTQLTLTEAWLTGLGYDVLLTREPGGTDAGEAIRKLLLDPGSHLTARAEFLLYSASRAQLVEQVLLPHLRTPRAVALVDRYADSSTAYQGAGRKLGVEPVEAVNEFATGNLLPDLTLYLDVDYETSIARRATAGGAPDRLEQNPREFFEAVRAGYLDLCSRHPDRVVRIDARRGEEEVFSQVRAAISARLPN, encoded by the coding sequence GTGCTGATTAGTTTCGAAGGGATTGACGGGTCAGGCAAGTCGACGCAGCTGACACTGACAGAAGCATGGCTGACAGGGCTGGGTTACGATGTTTTGCTGACCCGTGAGCCGGGTGGCACGGACGCAGGTGAAGCGATTCGGAAGCTGTTGCTTGACCCCGGCAGCCATCTGACGGCACGGGCAGAGTTCTTGCTCTATTCGGCATCTCGGGCGCAACTTGTGGAACAGGTGCTCCTGCCGCATTTGAGAACCCCGCGCGCCGTAGCATTGGTGGACAGATATGCCGATTCCTCTACGGCTTATCAGGGTGCGGGCCGGAAGTTGGGGGTCGAACCGGTGGAGGCGGTCAATGAGTTCGCCACCGGGAACCTCTTGCCGGATCTGACACTCTACTTAGATGTGGACTATGAAACGTCTATCGCCCGCCGCGCTACTGCCGGCGGCGCACCGGATCGTCTGGAGCAGAATCCGCGCGAGTTTTTTGAAGCCGTGCGCGCAGGCTATCTCGATCTCTGCTCCCGTCATCCCGATCGAGTGGTGCGCATTGACGCGCGCCGTGGGGAAGAAGAAGTGTTTTCTCAGGTCCGGGCGGCCATCAGCGCCCGGTTGCCCAATTAG
- a CDS encoding alpha/beta hydrolase: MANWFEVSNFGFQEFSAGGVRTFAVVEGQQSAFPIVLLHGTPAASFIWSTTIAAIGRSRRCIALDLPGWGRSLERNGRPQLVLSRESLRKWLSDVVQAQQIQEFDLLGIGDGALLALEYLQAEPQRIRRLGLINTPLKAGANRRLIWPWQKPGWRAARLQSWIERDSGLPEKTRQAIEPQFRELLSGGWHAERSPEFPVQEFRSGFAGYKRCLREFKGETLLAWGANYCSYDEGQAADFAQGREAILWQEAGNFPMWEQPEAYLAEIVEFFRA; the protein is encoded by the coding sequence GTGGCAAACTGGTTTGAGGTTTCGAATTTCGGGTTTCAGGAATTCTCCGCAGGGGGTGTGCGGACCTTTGCCGTGGTGGAAGGACAGCAGAGCGCGTTTCCCATAGTGCTCTTGCACGGCACGCCGGCCGCAAGTTTCATCTGGTCTACCACAATTGCGGCAATCGGCCGCTCGCGCCGATGTATTGCACTCGATTTGCCCGGGTGGGGCCGCTCGCTTGAGCGGAACGGTCGGCCGCAACTGGTTTTGTCGCGCGAAAGTTTGCGCAAATGGCTGAGTGATGTCGTGCAGGCACAGCAGATTCAGGAGTTCGACCTGCTGGGCATTGGCGATGGAGCACTGCTTGCATTGGAATATCTACAGGCGGAACCACAGCGGATTCGCAGACTTGGACTGATCAATACTCCTCTCAAGGCAGGTGCGAATCGCCGACTGATATGGCCGTGGCAAAAACCCGGCTGGCGGGCCGCGCGTCTGCAAAGCTGGATTGAACGCGACTCCGGACTGCCGGAAAAGACGAGACAGGCGATTGAGCCGCAGTTTCGGGAATTGTTGTCCGGCGGGTGGCATGCCGAACGCTCACCGGAGTTTCCCGTGCAGGAATTCCGCTCCGGATTTGCGGGATACAAGCGGTGCCTTCGCGAGTTTAAGGGAGAGACCCTGCTGGCATGGGGTGCAAACTATTGTTCTTACGACGAAGGGCAGGCTGCCGACTTCGCGCAGGGCAGAGAGGCTATCCTTTGGCAAGAAGCGGGCAACTTCCCGATGTGGGAACAGCCCGAGGCATATTTAGCCGAGATTGTCGAGTTTTTCAGAGCATGA
- the lgt gene encoding prolipoprotein diacylglyceryl transferase has protein sequence MYPELFKIGPFVLHSYGLMLALAFGFGIWIASKRAPQRGISGSTVMDVSVASLLFGLAGGRIAYVITHWEEFEDRWIDIVSPIQSDGTIGIAGLVLLGGVVAGFGGAYWMTRRRGARFLTLTDIMIPSLALGIAFGRIGCFLNGCCFGTECHAPWGVEFPTSSLAGSVFPHMSIHPTQLYEALAMLALFGFLLWRDRVPLREGVLTGWFLALYGLWRYYVEGLRWYESGMVFGQLGAHRITFSRIISVLMVVAGIYLIRRKSAEAKTPRAD, from the coding sequence TTGTATCCTGAACTTTTCAAAATTGGTCCGTTCGTGCTGCACAGCTACGGCTTGATGCTGGCGCTGGCGTTCGGATTCGGCATCTGGATTGCCTCGAAACGCGCACCGCAGCGCGGCATTTCGGGCTCTACGGTAATGGATGTGTCGGTGGCGTCGCTGCTCTTTGGTTTGGCGGGCGGCCGGATTGCTTATGTGATTACGCATTGGGAAGAGTTTGAAGACCGCTGGATTGATATTGTCTCGCCCATCCAGAGCGATGGAACCATCGGAATTGCGGGATTGGTGCTTTTGGGTGGAGTGGTGGCGGGTTTCGGCGGCGCCTATTGGATGACTCGACGGCGCGGCGCGCGCTTTCTGACTTTGACGGATATCATGATTCCGTCGCTCGCTCTGGGCATAGCTTTCGGCAGAATCGGCTGTTTCCTGAACGGCTGCTGCTTCGGCACGGAATGTCATGCGCCGTGGGGAGTGGAGTTTCCCACATCAAGTCTGGCGGGGTCTGTCTTTCCGCACATGAGCATCCATCCGACGCAACTCTACGAAGCACTCGCGATGCTTGCTCTTTTTGGATTTCTGTTGTGGCGGGATCGAGTTCCTCTGCGCGAAGGCGTGCTGACCGGATGGTTTCTCGCACTCTACGGCCTATGGCGCTACTATGTTGAAGGCCTGCGCTGGTACGAATCGGGCATGGTGTTCGGACAGTTGGGAGCACACCGCATCACCTTTTCACGGATTATCTCGGTGCTCATGGTCGTTGCCGGAATCTACTTGATACGTCGCAAATCCGCGGAGGCAAAGACTCCACGTGCTGATTAG
- the lat gene encoding L-lysine 6-transaminase translates to MSHITPQNVHETLSKYMLADGFDLVFDLEKSHGSYFYDSRHNRKFLDLFSFFASSPVGFNHPRLTSPQMIEKLGKLAVNNITNSDLYTVEMAEFVDTFFKIAIPPQFKHSFFVAGGALGIENALKAAMDWKVRKNFAKGYRREIGNQVMHFEECFHGRTGYTISMTNTADPNKYKYFAKLDWPRVLNPKLRFPLTEGHLEEVERKERIAIAQIKQHFHERRDEICAIILEPIQGEGGDNHFRPEFLKKLRMLANENDAMLIYDEVQTGVGLTGKMWAWQHFDAEPDMFCFGKKSQVCGFIAGPRIDEVEDNVFNVSSRINSTWGGNLIDMYRFKTYLEIIHDENLVAHAAKTGESALFMLQQLSDDYPTMISNVRGRGLMCAFDLPNPSLRNRMVDALYEHGVCMLPSGTHSIRFRPPLNISESEVAEGVDVIRKCAGEILEQVQLQPA, encoded by the coding sequence ATGTCTCACATCACACCGCAAAATGTCCACGAGACGCTGTCGAAGTATATGCTTGCCGACGGCTTTGATCTCGTATTTGATCTTGAAAAGTCTCATGGCAGCTATTTCTACGATTCGCGTCACAACCGCAAGTTTCTCGACCTGTTCAGCTTTTTCGCGTCCAGTCCGGTCGGCTTCAATCATCCGAGGCTAACGTCGCCGCAGATGATCGAGAAGCTCGGCAAGCTTGCCGTGAACAACATCACGAATTCGGACCTTTACACGGTTGAGATGGCCGAGTTTGTGGATACGTTCTTCAAGATTGCGATTCCGCCGCAGTTCAAGCACTCGTTTTTCGTGGCGGGCGGAGCGCTCGGCATCGAGAACGCGCTGAAGGCTGCGATGGACTGGAAGGTGCGAAAGAATTTCGCGAAAGGCTACCGCCGCGAAATCGGCAATCAGGTAATGCACTTCGAGGAGTGTTTCCACGGCCGCACGGGTTACACGATTTCGATGACCAACACGGCCGACCCGAACAAGTATAAGTACTTTGCGAAGTTGGATTGGCCGCGCGTGCTGAACCCGAAACTGCGTTTCCCGCTGACGGAAGGTCATCTGGAAGAAGTTGAGCGGAAGGAGAGGATTGCGATTGCGCAAATCAAGCAGCACTTCCACGAACGCAGGGACGAAATCTGCGCGATCATCCTTGAACCGATTCAGGGCGAGGGCGGCGACAATCACTTCCGTCCCGAGTTTTTGAAGAAACTGCGGATGCTGGCCAACGAGAACGACGCGATGCTCATCTACGACGAAGTGCAGACGGGCGTCGGCCTGACCGGCAAGATGTGGGCATGGCAGCATTTCGACGCCGAGCCGGATATGTTCTGCTTCGGCAAAAAGAGTCAGGTCTGCGGCTTCATCGCGGGTCCTCGCATTGACGAAGTGGAAGACAACGTGTTCAATGTGTCATCCAGAATCAACTCGACGTGGGGCGGCAATCTGATAGACATGTACCGCTTCAAGACGTATCTCGAAATCATACACGACGAGAATCTGGTCGCGCATGCGGCCAAGACCGGCGAGTCGGCGCTGTTCATGCTCCAGCAGCTCAGTGACGACTATCCGACGATGATTTCCAATGTGCGCGGGCGCGGCTTAATGTGCGCATTCGACCTGCCGAATCCATCGTTGCGCAACCGGATGGTGGACGCGCTCTACGAGCACGGCGTGTGCATGCTGCCTTCGGGCACGCATTCCATCCGCTTCCGTCCGCCGCTGAACATTTCGGAATCGGAAGTCGCGGAAGGCGTCGATGTCATCCGCAAGTGCGCGGGCGAGATTCTCGAACAGGTGCAGCTGCAGCCGGCCTAA
- a CDS encoding helix-turn-helix domain-containing protein encodes MPNEEYLTTAEAAKLLKVSRGTVCLLAREGRLPALRVGKQWRIPHEAPELWMYRQKQAAVRNAKTTTQRSAARAKRSGFDDLLKLAAPIKLRNRP; translated from the coding sequence ATGCCGAATGAAGAATATCTCACAACTGCCGAAGCGGCCAAGCTCTTGAAAGTGAGCCGCGGCACGGTGTGTCTGCTGGCTCGCGAGGGGCGGCTGCCGGCCTTGCGGGTGGGCAAGCAGTGGCGGATTCCACATGAGGCACCGGAACTCTGGATGTATCGGCAGAAGCAGGCGGCCGTGCGAAATGCCAAAACGACCACACAACGGTCTGCGGCGCGGGCCAAGCGCTCCGGATTTGATGATTTATTGAAGTTGGCCGCGCCAATCAAACTGCGCAACAGACCTTGA
- a CDS encoding S41 family peptidase, producing MKRRLILLLISLLPLAAVAEVRPMSADELYARIHHNMGLFGDIFREISIRYVDQVDPNEFMRAGIEGMLRTLDPYTVYIPEEDTDDLDVITYGKYGGVGLEIGVRGEDKVLTVISAMEDSPAQRVGIRSGDRVIAVDGNSTKGMSTREASRYLRGEPNSLVSLTIERTGTPEPIEFVLTRQIIDIKDVPYSGFIEPGIGYIKLAHFSTRAQSELDEALVDLQSKGMKALVLDLRGNPGGLMNAAVGVLQKFLDKGEVVVSTKGRTPDANRTFKLGSDPVAKSVPLAVLVDGGSASASEIVAGAIQDLDRGVLIGEPTFGKGLVQSVISFETGEALKLTTAKYFTPSGRLIQKVDYFGEDDSSSVVQPLDEVPDSGYVTRNGRKVEGGGGIVPDILVETPQPGQLGVELWRQGKFFDFVTEYMADSPELSDASVSDEMLEQFRNWLVEKGFSYAADGEKELLSLREILADFDLAENAEADFAHLEYYLELVRDRDFDMEHEFIRSSLSTELANSLYGSAGRIEASFDHDPQILRAVEVLKNNVEYDKLLAVTDTTNQSRE from the coding sequence ATGAAGAGACGTTTGATCCTGCTGCTGATTTCGCTGCTGCCGCTCGCGGCGGTTGCCGAAGTGCGCCCCATGTCAGCGGATGAATTGTACGCGAGAATTCACCATAACATGGGGCTGTTCGGGGACATTTTCCGCGAGATCAGCATTCGCTACGTTGATCAGGTGGATCCCAATGAATTCATGCGTGCAGGCATCGAGGGAATGCTTCGGACGCTGGATCCGTATACGGTCTATATTCCCGAAGAAGACACCGATGATCTCGACGTCATAACCTACGGCAAGTATGGTGGCGTTGGCCTCGAAATTGGCGTGCGCGGTGAAGACAAGGTCTTGACGGTCATCAGCGCGATGGAGGATTCACCTGCTCAGCGCGTCGGCATCCGCAGCGGAGACCGCGTGATTGCGGTGGACGGCAATTCCACAAAGGGCATGTCAACCCGCGAAGCCTCGCGTTACTTGCGCGGCGAACCGAATTCTTTGGTATCGCTGACGATTGAACGCACGGGAACTCCCGAGCCGATTGAGTTTGTGCTGACACGCCAGATCATTGACATCAAGGACGTTCCCTATAGCGGGTTCATCGAGCCGGGCATCGGATACATCAAACTTGCCCACTTCTCGACGCGCGCACAGAGCGAACTGGATGAAGCGCTTGTGGATTTGCAGAGCAAGGGCATGAAAGCCCTCGTGCTCGATCTGCGCGGCAATCCGGGCGGACTGATGAATGCGGCGGTGGGAGTTCTGCAGAAATTTTTGGACAAAGGCGAAGTGGTCGTCTCGACCAAGGGCCGCACACCGGATGCAAATCGCACTTTCAAACTGGGCAGCGATCCGGTAGCGAAGAGTGTACCATTGGCTGTGTTAGTTGACGGGGGTTCGGCGTCGGCGTCGGAAATCGTCGCCGGTGCGATTCAGGATTTGGATCGCGGTGTGCTGATCGGCGAGCCGACTTTCGGCAAGGGACTTGTGCAGTCTGTGATTTCCTTCGAAACGGGCGAAGCTTTGAAACTGACCACCGCGAAATACTTCACACCTTCGGGGCGGTTGATTCAGAAGGTGGACTACTTCGGGGAAGACGATTCAAGCTCTGTTGTTCAGCCACTCGACGAAGTGCCCGACTCAGGCTATGTGACGCGCAACGGCCGGAAGGTCGAAGGCGGAGGAGGGATTGTGCCGGATATTCTGGTGGAGACTCCTCAGCCCGGACAGCTTGGTGTCGAACTCTGGCGACAGGGCAAGTTCTTCGATTTTGTCACGGAGTATATGGCCGACTCTCCCGAACTGAGTGACGCCAGCGTTTCCGACGAAATGCTCGAGCAGTTCCGCAACTGGCTGGTCGAAAAGGGATTCTCCTACGCGGCGGACGGCGAGAAGGAACTGTTGTCATTGCGCGAGATTCTGGCAGACTTCGATCTTGCCGAGAATGCGGAAGCGGATTTTGCGCATCTCGAGTATTATCTTGAACTCGTCCGCGACCGTGACTTTGACATGGAACACGAGTTTATCCGTTCGAGTCTCTCCACGGAGCTGGCCAACTCACTTTACGGAAGCGCGGGCCGTATCGAAGCAAGTTTTGACCACGACCCGCAGATTTTGCGCGCGGTCGAAGTGCTCAAGAACAATGTCGAATACGACAAATTGCTGGCGGTTACGGACACCACAAATCAATCCCGCGAATAA